Sequence from the Catenuloplanes indicus genome:
TTGCGTATGCAAAGACGACTTTGAGCGATTCTCTGTCGATGAGAGAACCGGTTTGCTGGACGCATGACAGTTTTCGTCACAGGTGGGACCGGCAAGACCGGTCGTCGGGTCGTGGCACGTCTCGCCGAGCGGGGCGTCGAGGTGCGGGCCGGGTCGCGCCGTTCCGCCGTCCCGTTCGACTGGGCCGACGCCAGTACGTGGGCGGCCGCGCTGGCCGGGGCGTCGCTGGCCTATGTGGCCTACGCGCCCGACCTCGCCGTGCCGCAGGCACCACGGCAGATCGCGGACTTCACCCGGACCGCGCTGGACGCCGGCGTGCAACGGTTCGTGCTGCTCTCCGGTCGTGGCGAGCCGGAGGCGGAGGAGGCCGAGCAGGCCCTGCTCACGCTCGCGCCGGCGTCGACCGTGCTGCGGGCCGCCTGGTTGATCCAGAACTTCACCGAGGGCGCGTTCGCGGAGCCGCTGCGGGCCGGCGAGCTGGCGCTGCCGGTCGGCCCGGCGGTGGTGGAACCGTTCGTGGACGCGGCCGACGTGGCCGAGGCGGCGGTCGCGGTGCTGACCGGGACCGGCCACGAGGGGCGCGTGTACGAGCTGACCGGCCCGCGGCCGCTGACGTTCGCCGAGGCGGTCGCGGAGATCGGCGGGAGCGGCTTCCGGAGCGTGCCGATGGCCGGCTTCGAGGCGGGGCTGCGGGCGGCGGGCGAGCCGGAGGAGGCGATCGCGCTGCTGCGATACCTGTTCGGCACGCTCTTCGACGGCCGCAACGCCGCGGTCGGCGACGGCGTGCGGACGCTGCTCGGCCGCGCGCCACGCGACATCCGGGAGCGTTCATTCGTCAACTGAAATCCATCTTCCCGACATGATCGCGATGTGTGAGGATGCGTCCACTGTCGAACGCGATCATGGGGGAAACGCATGCGTTTCACGCGTCTTGTGGCAGCGGCCGTCCTTGCGGCGGCCGCTGCCCTGCTACCGGCGTCCGCGGCCTCGGCCGCCGTCAACCAGACCTTCAACGTGTGGCACTGGAACGTCGCGGGTCTGAAGTTTCACGACGGCGGGACCGGGACCGGTCTGATCACGGTGCTGTCCAACTCGATCCGCAACCGCGGGTCGCACCTGGTCTCGCTGAACGAGCTGTGCTGGAGCCAGTACAAGGCGATCCAGTCGAACCTGCGCGGCTCCGGCTGGCCGCAGGACGTGGAGAACTTCTCCCGGTTCGAGTCGACCAACGACACCGGCTGCGACGGCGAGGAGGCCGGCATCGCGCTGTTCAGCAAGGCGCCGATGGGTACGGCGAACCGGGTGACGCTGCCGGAGGACGGTCGCACGGAGAAGCGCAAGCTGCTGTGCGCGCCGCTGGAGGCCCGGCCGCACCTGCGCTTCTGCACCACGCACATCACCACGCTGAGCACCGAGATCAACGGTTCGCCGATCAACGAGCAGCAGCTCGACGCGGTCCGCGCGCGGGTGGAGTCGTGGAACACGGCCGGCGACACCGTGATCATCGCGGGCGACTTCAACGCGCAGCCGAACTACAAGCGGCTGGACGGGTGGTACGCGCCGAGCGTGAACACGACCGCCAACCGCGGCAACAGCGGCGCGTACCGGGAGCTGGACGACCTGGACTCGCGCTGCCCCGGGTACGGCGAGAACACCGAGGACGACGGCACACCGGCCGGACCGTGCGGCCCGGGCAAGAAGATCGACCTGATCTTCGTGCGGGAGAGCCGGATCGCCGGCGCCTACGACGGCGACTCGCTCAGCATCTCGAACGACTGCGGCGGCCCGTGCTCCGACCACCGCATCGTGATCGGCACGGTCACCGTCTCGATCACGACCTGAAGCGGGCCGCCAGCTCCGCGGTGAGCGCCGGCCACGCGATCGGGTCGTGGCCGGGGACCACCGGGTAGCCGTACCGGGCCCCGATCCCCTTCAGCCGGCGGATCGGGGCCACGGTCTGCTCCGCGGTGACGCCCCGGAACGACCCGATCGCCCGCTCGTGCGCGATGTTCTCGGTCAGGTCGGCGGCGTCGCAGGCGAAGACGTACCCGCCGCCGCCGTCCAGGTGCACCAGGAAGCTCTGGTGGCCGGGCGTGTGCCCGGCGGTGAGCAGCGCGGTCACGCCGGGCACGATCTCGGTGTCGCCGTCCGCGAGCCGCCAGTCGATGCGCGGGTCGTCGTAGTCCACGCGCGCCATCGCGTACCGCTCCGGCTCCGGATGGTTGCTCAGCCCGTAGTCCAGCTCGGCGCGCTGCGCGTGCACCGGCACCCGGCCGGCGAAGTGCTTGAGCCCGCCCGCGTGGTCGACGTGCAGGTGGCTGAGCGCGACCCGGGTGACGTCGCGCAGGTCGATCCCGGCCGCGGCGAACGTCTCCTCGATCGGCTCACCCGGCCCGGGCAGCTCCGGCTGGTAGTTCGGGCTCGGGTAGAAGCGGCGGCGCAGCGCGGGGTCGCGCAGCAGCGCGGTGTTGAAGCCGGTGTCGATCAGCAGCCAGCCGTCGTCGTGCTCGAGCAGCAGGCCGGGTACGGGTTCGCGGACCCGCTCGGTCCGGGACGCGCCGTGCACGGACGCCGCGCGAGGCAGGTCCTCCCAGCCCAGCGTGAGCGCGATGATCCGCGTGACTCCCATGGATCCTAAGGTAGCTCATGTGGATCCAGATCCAGGCCTGGAAGAATGCCACACCGTGCAGATCACCGATGCTGACGACGACCGGATCGCGGACTACCGCGCGCTCACCGACGTGGAGCTGCGCACCAAGTGGGAGCCGCCGAACGGGTTGTTCATCGCGGAGGGCGAGCTGGTCATCCGGCGCGCGGTCCGGGCCGGCTACCGGCTGCGCAGCGTGCTGGTCGACGAGAAGCGGGTCGAGCAGCTCGCCGGCCTGCCCGGCGACGCGCCGTGCTACGCGGCCACGCCCGCGGTGCTGGAGTCGATCACCGGCTTCCACGTGCACCGCGGTGTGCTGGCGTCGTTCCACCGCAAGCCGCCCCGGTCGCTCGCCGAGGTGCTGGCCCCGGCCCGGCGGATCGCCGTGCTGGAGGGCCTGAACACGCACACGAACCTGGGCGCGCTGTTCCGCAGCGCGGCCGCGTTCGGGATGGACGCGGTGGTGCTGTCCCCGGACTGCGCGGACCCGCTCTACCGCCGCGCCGTGCGGGTGAGCATGGGCGAGGTGTTCGCGATCCCGTACGCGAAGGCGGAGGACTGGCCGGGCGCGCTGGACGAGATCCGCGCGGCCGGGTTCACGCTGCTGGCCATGACACCGGCGGCGGACTCCGTACCGTTGCAGGCGCTGACGGACGCGCAGCGGGCGCGACCGGCCGTGCTGCTCGGCGCGGAGGGCCCGGGACTGACCCGGCGGGCGCTGGCCGCGTCCGACGCGCGGGTGGCGATCCCGATGCACCGCGGCGTCGACTCGCTCAACGTGGCTACGGCGGCGGCGGTGGCGTTCTGGGAGCTGTCCCGGGCGGACTGACGCCGTTGCCGTCCGGGCGCGGCCGCAGCAGCGCGGCGGAGAAGAACAGGTAGACCGGGACGACCGCGGCCACCACGGAGATGATGGTGTCGGTCTGGTCGAGGCCGAGAATCCACACCATCACGCCGATCCCGGCCACGCACAGGATTCCGATGCCTGCCGTGAGCATCTGCCGCACCGACCCGGACCGCTGACGGAGCCAGCGCAGCAGGTAGAACACGAACGTCTCGACCGCGATGATCGCGGCGGCCACGCCGATCGCCACCCAGTGCGCCGCGATCATGACAGCGCCCGGTGCATCGCGTCGACGAACTCCCGGTCGACCTGCTGGTTGTCCCGCAGCGCCGCCAGCGCGTACCGCTTCACCACGCCGGCGAACGTGCGGTAGCCGGGGTGGATCGGGCGTAGCCGCGAATCCTCGACCAGGTCGCGCAGCAGGCCCAGGTGCGGGACGACCCGTACCACGCCGGCGTTGTCGTCGTAGGCACGCCGGTGCGTCGGCACGAACCCGTGCAGCGCCAGCACCTTCTGCGACTCCGGCGCGGTCAGGAACTCGATCAGCCGCCATGCCTGCTCCCGGTGCGGGCCGCCGCGTACCAGCGCCAGGTTCTGCCCGCCGAGCATGCCCTTCGGCAGCGGCAACAGGTCCAGCCGGTCGCCGGACGACGTGCTCGCCCGGCGGTTCGCCTCCAGCTGCGGCCACGCGGTCGGCCAGTTGCGCATGTAGCCGGTCGTGCCCTTGTTGAACTGGTCCGTGGCCTCCTGCTCGGAACCGGTCGTGCGCAGCCGCCCGGCCAGCACCGAGTTGCGGATCGTGTGCAGCACGGTCCGCCAGCGCAGCACCGCCTCGTCCGGTGGCAGCTGGGACAGCAGACCGTCCTCCTCCCGGATCAGGCCGGGGTCGAGCGTGGAGACCAGCTCCAGCACGTTGACCACGAACGCCTCCTCGGCCGACGAGTTCGCCGGGGCAAGCTGGGTCAGCAGCGTGCCCGGCGCCCGGTCGGTGAGGAAGTCGGCGAGCCGGGGCACCGCCTGGTCGTCGTCGCCGGGGACGCGCCGGAACATCACGCCGACGTCGGAGTTGAACGGCACCGCGTAGTCCCGGTCCTGCCACCGGCAGGTCTCCAGCGGCTTGGAGAGGTACGCGCGGTTGTGCGGGATCTCGATCGGCTCGATCAGCCCCTCCTTCGCGAACTCCGGCACGTCGACCAGGTCCAGGTTCACGATGTCGACGCTGTGCGTGCGGGCCGCGTTCTGCAACTCGATGCGCTGGTCCGAGCTGGTCGACCCGTAGGGGACGATGGCCGCCTCGGCCTCCGGATGCGCCACGTTCCACTGCCGGATCAGCGTCTCCCGGCCGCCCGAGGAGTCGGACCCGCTGCCGATGCGCAGCGTCACGTTTCGGGCAGGTGACGACAGCAGATAGGTGAGCGAGGCGGTGATCGATCCACAGGTGAGCACGCCGATGAGAAATGACCGGCGAGAGTACGGCTGCGCCATGGACACCCCCTGGTGACCTGCGTTAACGGCCTCCGAGCATAGAGTACGGTTACCAGCTCAACACCTTCGGTGGACGAATCCGAAAAGGATCTCCTGCGCCGCCGGCGGCACCTCGATCAGCGTGTAGACCGCCGGGGCGTCACCCACAGCGAGCCAGACCGGGAACTCGTACGGCTTCTTCACCTCGCCGAGCGCGTGCGGATCGCACCGGTTCGCGTCGATCGTGAGCGGCACGTCCAGCGTGGCCGCGCCGGCCGCGAGCGTGTGCGTGCCCGGTGCCGCGGTGAGCGTGTAGAGCACGCTGCCCCTGATCTCCGTCATCCGGACCGGTTCGGTGCCGCCGGTACGGGTCAGCCGGACCGTCGCGTCCAGCGCGCCGTCCGGCCGTTCGGCCAGGCCGGTCAGGGTCGCGGTGGCGACCCGCGCCACCTCGGCCTGCTCGCAGTCGGCGCGCAGGAGCGAGGTCAACAGCTCACTCGGGTGCGGCAGGGGCAGCGCGACCTCCCGGACACCGTCGCCGTTCCGGACGCCCAGCACGGCCGTGGCCGGCTCCGCGGTCAGCGTGCGCGCCGGGCCGGTGCAGACGCCCCGGCCGTACCCGATCCGGATGTCGGTGCGCACGTCGCCGGTAAGCACCAGCGTGTCCGTGTCGATCGGCCCGGCGCCGGTGAACGACGGCGACCGCAGCTCGGCGCGGACCACCTGGACCGGCGCGTCACCGCGGTTGCTCAGCTGGATCTTGACGGTGCGCGCGACCTGATCGGTGCGGTGCTGCACCAGTTCCGCGCTCAGCGGAACCTCGGGTACGTCGCTCGGGGCGGCCGCGCACGCCGCGGCCGCCCCGAGGACGACGACACCGATCAGGACAGGTCTACGCCGCACCCGGTCAAGCCTGGTCCACCCGGGACGGCTGGTAAAGACCCGAGATCGGGGACGGCGGGGACGCGGGCAGGCTCTTCGGCGTGTCCGGGTCGGCCGGCGCGCTCACCTCGGCCTCCGCGGCCCTGGCGGCGTCCGCGACCTCGCGGGCGGCCGCGGCGGCCTCCTCGGCGGCACGGGCCGCTTCCTCCTCGACCTCGGTCGCGACGCCGGCCGCGGCCGGTGCTGGTGTGTCGTTCGCGGTGCCGGCCAGCCCGCCGAGCGCACCGCCGAGGCCCTCGAGCGCCTTGGTCAGCTCCGCCGGGACCACCCACACCTTGTTCGCCGAGCCCTGCGCGATCTGCGGCAGCGCCTGCAGGTACTGGTAGGCCAGCACCTTCTGGCTCGGGTTCGCGGTGTGGATCGCGTCGAAGACCGTCTTGATCGCCTTGGCCTGGCCCTCCGCCTCCAGGATCCGGGACTGACGGTCACCGTCGGCCTTGAGGATCCGGGCCTGCTTGTCACCCTCGGCGGTGAGGATCGCGGACTGCTTGTGGCCCTCCGCGTTCAGGATCGCGGCCCGCCGGTCCCGCTCCGCGCGCATCTGCTTCTCCATCGAGTCGCGGATGCTGGACGGCGGCTCGATCGCCTTGATCTCCACGCGGGTGACCTTGATGCCCCAGCGGCCGGTGGTCTCGTCCAGCACGCCGGAGAGGTGCCGGTTGATCTCCTCACGGCTGGTCAGCGCACGCTCCAGGTCGAACGAGCCGATCACGTTGCGCAGCGTGGTCACGGTCAGCTGCTCGATCGCCTGCAGGAAGTTCGCGATCTGGTACGTCGCGTCCGACGAGTTCACGACCTTGAAGTAGAGCACCGTGTCGATCGAGACGCTCAGGTTGTCCGAGGTGATCATCCCCTGCGGCGGGAAGCTGACCACCTGCTCGCGCACGTCCACCTTGGTGCGGACCTGGTCGATGAACGGGACCAGCAGGTTCAGTCCCGGCGTCAGGGTGCGGTGGTAGCGGCCGAGCCGCTCCACGATGTACTCCCGCTGCTGCGGCACGATCTTCAGGGCCGAGGCGAGCGTGACCACCACGATCAGGG
This genomic interval carries:
- a CDS encoding TrmH family RNA methyltransferase produces the protein MQITDADDDRIADYRALTDVELRTKWEPPNGLFIAEGELVIRRAVRAGYRLRSVLVDEKRVEQLAGLPGDAPCYAATPAVLESITGFHVHRGVLASFHRKPPRSLAEVLAPARRIAVLEGLNTHTNLGALFRSAAAFGMDAVVLSPDCADPLYRRAVRVSMGEVFAIPYAKAEDWPGALDEIRAAGFTLLAMTPAADSVPLQALTDAQRARPAVLLGAEGPGLTRRALAASDARVAIPMHRGVDSLNVATAAAVAFWELSRAD
- a CDS encoding N-acyl homoserine lactonase family protein, yielding MGVTRIIALTLGWEDLPRAASVHGASRTERVREPVPGLLLEHDDGWLLIDTGFNTALLRDPALRRRFYPSPNYQPELPGPGEPIEETFAAAGIDLRDVTRVALSHLHVDHAGGLKHFAGRVPVHAQRAELDYGLSNHPEPERYAMARVDYDDPRIDWRLADGDTEIVPGVTALLTAGHTPGHQSFLVHLDGGGGYVFACDAADLTENIAHERAIGSFRGVTAEQTVAPIRRLKGIGARYGYPVVPGHDPIAWPALTAELAARFRS
- a CDS encoding extracellular solute-binding protein, which codes for MAQPYSRRSFLIGVLTCGSITASLTYLLSSPARNVTLRIGSGSDSSGGRETLIRQWNVAHPEAEAAIVPYGSTSSDQRIELQNAARTHSVDIVNLDLVDVPEFAKEGLIEPIEIPHNRAYLSKPLETCRWQDRDYAVPFNSDVGVMFRRVPGDDDQAVPRLADFLTDRAPGTLLTQLAPANSSAEEAFVVNVLELVSTLDPGLIREEDGLLSQLPPDEAVLRWRTVLHTIRNSVLAGRLRTTGSEQEATDQFNKGTTGYMRNWPTAWPQLEANRRASTSSGDRLDLLPLPKGMLGGQNLALVRGGPHREQAWRLIEFLTAPESQKVLALHGFVPTHRRAYDDNAGVVRVVPHLGLLRDLVEDSRLRPIHPGYRTFAGVVKRYALAALRDNQQVDREFVDAMHRALS
- a CDS encoding endonuclease/exonuclease/phosphatase family protein, with amino-acid sequence MRFTRLVAAAVLAAAAALLPASAASAAVNQTFNVWHWNVAGLKFHDGGTGTGLITVLSNSIRNRGSHLVSLNELCWSQYKAIQSNLRGSGWPQDVENFSRFESTNDTGCDGEEAGIALFSKAPMGTANRVTLPEDGRTEKRKLLCAPLEARPHLRFCTTHITTLSTEINGSPINEQQLDAVRARVESWNTAGDTVIIAGDFNAQPNYKRLDGWYAPSVNTTANRGNSGAYRELDDLDSRCPGYGENTEDDGTPAGPCGPGKKIDLIFVRESRIAGAYDGDSLSISNDCGGPCSDHRIVIGTVTVSITT
- a CDS encoding NAD-dependent epimerase/dehydratase family protein; protein product: MTVFVTGGTGKTGRRVVARLAERGVEVRAGSRRSAVPFDWADASTWAAALAGASLAYVAYAPDLAVPQAPRQIADFTRTALDAGVQRFVLLSGRGEPEAEEAEQALLTLAPASTVLRAAWLIQNFTEGAFAEPLRAGELALPVGPAVVEPFVDAADVAEAAVAVLTGTGHEGRVYELTGPRPLTFAEAVAEIGGSGFRSVPMAGFEAGLRAAGEPEEAIALLRYLFGTLFDGRNAAVGDGVRTLLGRAPRDIRERSFVN
- a CDS encoding SPFH domain-containing protein, translating into METIIGVLIGAIALIVVVTLASALKIVPQQREYIVERLGRYHRTLTPGLNLLVPFIDQVRTKVDVREQVVSFPPQGMITSDNLSVSIDTVLYFKVVNSSDATYQIANFLQAIEQLTVTTLRNVIGSFDLERALTSREEINRHLSGVLDETTGRWGIKVTRVEIKAIEPPSSIRDSMEKQMRAERDRRAAILNAEGHKQSAILTAEGDKQARILKADGDRQSRILEAEGQAKAIKTVFDAIHTANPSQKVLAYQYLQALPQIAQGSANKVWVVPAELTKALEGLGGALGGLAGTANDTPAPAAAGVATEVEEEAARAAEEAAAAAREVADAARAAEAEVSAPADPDTPKSLPASPPSPISGLYQPSRVDQA